Proteins encoded within one genomic window of Chitinophaga parva:
- a CDS encoding sigma-54-dependent transcriptional regulator, whose product MKNILIIDDEINICTLLSKFLSKHGFKVDTTMSGATALKMMKEKTYDLALCDYRLKDTDGAQLLQDIRGLSPQTIVIIITGYTDVRVAVDMVKNGAYDYISKPLYPDEILNLIHKAFVHQEAVKEQYGNALPPLPGSMPPANTAPPAPAAGHSEYKEPQSETLENRRDEKYVYGDSSPAKELYRQINLVAPTDYSVIIFGETGTGKESVAQLIHQHSKRRGQPFVALDCGSLSKELAASELFGHEKGAFTGAIGTKVGAFEQAQGGTLFLDEIANLSYDIQVALLRVVQEKQIRRVGSMKEIPIDVRIIVASNEKLSESVQKGRFREDLFHRFNEFTIYIPPLRERQEDIQLFVNAFVRQVEKELQKQTGRISPEVWECFKKYNWPGNIRELKNVIRRACLLTPQGEEISMSTLPLEMKESFTQHFVEDQVEELVQMAKDNDLKTVALQAEYNKIINVLKEVKYNKTKAAQLLNIDRKTLYNKLRLLNINY is encoded by the coding sequence ATGAAGAACATTCTTATCATCGATGATGAAATAAACATCTGCACGCTCCTCAGCAAGTTCTTAAGTAAACACGGGTTCAAGGTAGACACCACCATGTCTGGCGCCACCGCGCTGAAGATGATGAAAGAAAAAACCTATGACCTGGCCTTGTGTGATTACCGCCTGAAAGATACAGACGGCGCACAACTGCTGCAGGATATCCGCGGACTGAGCCCACAGACCATTGTGATCATCATCACCGGCTACACCGACGTACGGGTGGCGGTGGATATGGTAAAAAATGGTGCTTACGATTATATCTCCAAACCACTGTACCCGGATGAGATCCTGAATCTCATTCATAAGGCCTTTGTGCACCAGGAAGCCGTGAAAGAGCAATACGGTAACGCATTGCCCCCGCTGCCTGGCAGCATGCCTCCGGCCAATACAGCGCCGCCGGCACCCGCCGCCGGCCATTCCGAATATAAAGAACCGCAGAGCGAAACACTGGAAAACCGCCGCGATGAAAAATACGTGTATGGCGACAGCAGCCCTGCAAAGGAACTGTACCGCCAGATAAACCTGGTAGCACCCACAGATTACAGTGTGATCATCTTCGGTGAAACCGGTACTGGCAAAGAGTCCGTGGCGCAGCTCATTCACCAGCACAGTAAGCGCAGGGGCCAGCCCTTTGTAGCACTGGATTGCGGTAGCCTTTCCAAGGAACTGGCGGCCAGCGAATTGTTTGGTCATGAAAAAGGCGCCTTTACGGGTGCTATCGGTACCAAGGTAGGGGCATTTGAACAGGCCCAGGGCGGCACCCTTTTCCTCGATGAAATTGCCAACCTCTCTTACGATATACAGGTAGCCCTGCTGCGTGTAGTGCAGGAAAAACAAATACGCCGCGTGGGCAGCATGAAGGAAATTCCCATTGATGTGCGCATCATTGTGGCCTCTAATGAAAAGCTGTCTGAAAGCGTGCAGAAAGGACGCTTCCGCGAAGACCTTTTCCACCGCTTCAATGAGTTCACCATTTACATTCCACCGCTGCGCGAACGCCAGGAGGACATACAGTTGTTTGTAAACGCCTTTGTACGCCAGGTGGAAAAAGAACTGCAGAAACAAACCGGCCGCATCTCTCCCGAAGTATGGGAATGCTTCAAGAAATATAACTGGCCCGGCAATATCCGTGAACTGAAGAACGTGATCCGCCGCGCCTGCCTGCTCACCCCCCAGGGCGAGGAGATCTCCATGAGCACCCTGCCCCTTGAAATGAAAGAGTCATTCACCCAGCACTTCGTGGAAGACCAGGTGGAAGAACTGGTACAAATGGCCAAGGACAACGACCTGAAAACCGTGGCCCTGCAGGCTGAGTACAACAAGATCATCAACGTGCTGAAAGAAGTGAAGTATAACAAGACCAAAGCCGCACAGTTGCTGAACATTGACCGCAAAACGCTGTACAATAAACTGCGCCTGCTGAACATTAATTACTAA
- a CDS encoding low affinity iron permease family protein: MQTEKEPINAEKASLFEKFSSWVICATGSSAAFIIAIAFIVVWAFTGPVFHYSDTWQLIVNTSTTIITFLMVFLIQKSQNKDSKSIQLKLNELIAATKMANNKLIGAEDLTERELDTMHQYYSMLAEQTRRRRASRKEDDPMEKELGKLKDAIERKEDATGDIEKSQEKIEKHLNDGAKS, translated from the coding sequence ATGCAAACCGAAAAGGAACCAATCAATGCGGAGAAAGCAAGCCTGTTTGAAAAATTTTCGTCCTGGGTGATCTGCGCCACCGGCAGCTCCGCGGCCTTTATTATCGCCATAGCATTCATCGTGGTGTGGGCTTTCACCGGGCCGGTATTCCACTACTCAGATACGTGGCAGCTCATTGTTAATACCAGTACTACCATCATCACCTTCCTGATGGTGTTCCTCATCCAGAAGTCACAAAACAAAGACTCCAAATCCATCCAGTTAAAACTGAATGAGCTGATTGCCGCTACCAAAATGGCCAATAATAAACTGATAGGCGCAGAAGACCTTACCGAAAGGGAACTGGATACTATGCATCAATACTACTCCATGCTGGCCGAGCAAACCCGCCGCCGGCGCGCCTCCCGGAAGGAAGACGATCCCATGGAAAAGGAATTAGGAAAACTGAAAGATGCCATTGAAAGGAAAGAAGACGCCACAGGCGATATTGAGAAAAGCCAGGAAAAGATAGAGAAGCATTTGAATGATGGGGCTAAGTCTTAG
- a CDS encoding hybrid sensor histidine kinase/response regulator → MTDKSIHILMVDDDEDDFFLVSELLQDISPAQYEIEWASTYAKGLEEIEKKRHDIYLIDYRLGPYTGIDILHHFTELHYKAPVIMLTGKGDYNIDREAMEAGASDYLVKGEISSALLERSIRYALDEYKHLRTLEASEKKYYGVFEKAHDLILMADRNKQIIDANPAALRVLEYSKEELLQMNLQSLFLQSEQRDFFMSHIGDESITGQVEYFFSTKLGKRLIVLANGIMLDEQEQTFLCVAQDITDKKQKEQERAQQEKFAITGRIARVIAHEVRNPLTNILLAISQFKQGELPSYEESQLYVDIIERNCTRINQLITELLHSTRMSEMNMQAYIVNELISKTLQLAADRLQLNEIMVHKNFMLGDAYIMVDEEKILIALLNIVINAIEAMTPGQGILSVATELNNDKVYITITDNGAGIPEANKARLFDPFFTNKPKGTGLGLTSTQNIILNHKGAVHVDSEEGRGTTFRVSFPVYDQ, encoded by the coding sequence ATGACCGACAAATCAATCCACATCCTGATGGTAGACGACGACGAGGACGATTTCTTCCTTGTCAGCGAACTGCTGCAGGATATTTCTCCCGCCCAATACGAGATTGAATGGGCCTCCACCTACGCCAAGGGCCTTGAGGAAATTGAAAAGAAGCGCCACGATATTTACCTCATTGATTACCGCCTGGGGCCTTACACGGGTATAGACATCCTGCACCACTTCACGGAGCTGCACTACAAAGCCCCCGTGATCATGCTCACGGGTAAAGGTGATTACAACATTGACCGGGAAGCGATGGAAGCAGGCGCCAGTGACTACCTTGTAAAAGGTGAGATCAGTTCCGCCCTGCTGGAACGCTCCATCCGCTATGCACTGGATGAATACAAGCACCTCCGCACCCTGGAAGCCAGTGAGAAAAAATACTACGGCGTGTTTGAAAAAGCGCACGACCTCATTCTCATGGCGGACCGTAATAAACAGATCATTGACGCCAACCCCGCAGCCCTGCGGGTGCTGGAGTACAGCAAGGAAGAGCTGCTGCAAATGAACCTGCAATCCCTCTTCCTGCAATCAGAGCAGCGCGATTTTTTCATGTCGCACATCGGCGATGAAAGCATTACCGGCCAGGTGGAATATTTCTTCAGCACCAAGCTGGGGAAGCGCCTCATTGTACTGGCAAACGGCATCATGCTGGATGAGCAGGAACAGACCTTCCTTTGCGTAGCCCAGGATATCACCGATAAAAAACAAAAGGAACAGGAGCGCGCGCAGCAGGAAAAATTTGCCATCACGGGCCGCATTGCCCGCGTGATAGCCCACGAGGTACGCAACCCGCTCACCAATATCCTGCTGGCCATCAGCCAGTTTAAACAGGGAGAACTCCCCAGCTACGAAGAAAGCCAGTTGTATGTGGATATCATTGAGCGTAACTGTACCCGCATTAACCAGCTGATCACAGAACTGCTGCACAGCACCCGCATGAGCGAGATGAACATGCAAGCCTATATTGTGAACGAGCTGATAAGCAAAACCCTGCAACTGGCCGCAGACCGCCTGCAGCTCAACGAGATCATGGTGCACAAGAATTTCATGCTGGGCGATGCCTATATCATGGTGGATGAAGAGAAGATCCTCATTGCGCTGCTCAATATTGTGATCAACGCCATTGAGGCCATGACACCCGGACAGGGCATTCTCTCCGTGGCCACAGAGCTGAACAACGACAAGGTATACATCACCATCACCGATAATGGTGCCGGCATACCGGAGGCCAATAAAGCCCGTCTCTTTGATCCTTTCTTTACCAATAAACCAAAAGGTACAGGCCTGGGCCTCACCAGCACGCAAAACATTATCCTCAATCATAAAGGCGCCGTACACGTGGATAGCGAAGAAGGACGGGGTACTACATTCCGGGTCTCTTTTCCGGTGTATGATCAGTGA
- a CDS encoding sigma-54-dependent transcriptional regulator: protein MAKGNILVIDDEEQLRKLLSRLLSLEGYTLFEAGTVRNALKLFEKEDIHVVLSDVKLPDGNGVALVETIKQKYPQTELILLTAYGNISDGVQAIKNGAFDYITKGDDNNKIMPLVSKAMDKALLQFRIRDLEKKIGGKYNFDNIIGDSSAIRNAINLARKVAPTDVTVLLLGETGAGKEVFAQAIHAASQRSAEPFVAVNCSAFSKEILESELFGHKAGAYTGAVKDTKGFFEEARGGTIFLDEIGEMAIELQAKLLRVLETQSFYKVGESKPTQTDVRIIAATNRSLEEEINRGNFRADLFYRLSAFQVRLPSLQERKKDIPALARFFLQQVSPKLNKRISRISDAFLDALQQHTWKGNIRELRNVIERAVILSEGDTLDVNALPLDFRLEDEGETATLSLAAIEKRHIARVLHYTNGNKTKAAEILQIGLTTLYNKLKEYGL from the coding sequence ATGGCCAAAGGCAATATCCTGGTAATCGACGATGAAGAACAACTCCGGAAACTGCTCAGCAGGTTGTTAAGCCTGGAAGGTTATACCCTTTTTGAAGCCGGCACCGTGCGCAATGCCCTCAAGCTCTTCGAAAAAGAAGACATCCACGTGGTGCTTTCAGATGTGAAGCTGCCCGATGGGAATGGCGTAGCGCTGGTGGAGACCATCAAACAAAAATACCCGCAAACTGAGCTGATCCTGCTCACCGCGTACGGCAATATTTCCGACGGCGTGCAGGCCATCAAGAACGGCGCCTTCGATTACATTACCAAGGGCGATGATAACAACAAGATCATGCCCCTGGTGAGCAAGGCCATGGACAAGGCTTTGCTGCAATTTCGCATCCGCGATCTGGAAAAGAAAATAGGAGGCAAATACAATTTTGATAACATCATTGGCGACTCCAGTGCCATCCGCAATGCCATTAACCTGGCCCGCAAAGTGGCGCCCACGGACGTAACAGTGCTGCTGCTGGGCGAAACCGGCGCGGGCAAGGAAGTATTTGCCCAGGCCATCCACGCCGCCAGCCAACGTAGCGCGGAACCCTTTGTGGCAGTGAATTGCAGCGCCTTCAGCAAAGAGATACTGGAAAGCGAATTGTTTGGCCACAAAGCCGGGGCCTACACCGGCGCGGTTAAAGACACCAAGGGCTTTTTTGAAGAAGCCCGCGGCGGCACCATTTTCCTGGATGAAATAGGGGAGATGGCCATAGAGCTGCAAGCCAAGCTGCTGCGGGTACTGGAAACCCAATCGTTCTACAAAGTGGGGGAGTCTAAGCCCACGCAAACGGATGTACGAATTATTGCCGCTACGAACCGTAGCCTGGAAGAAGAGATCAACAGGGGGAATTTCCGGGCAGACCTGTTTTACCGCCTGTCTGCTTTCCAGGTAAGATTGCCTTCCCTGCAAGAGCGCAAGAAAGACATCCCGGCGCTGGCCCGGTTTTTCCTGCAGCAGGTGTCGCCCAAGCTGAATAAGCGCATCAGCCGCATCAGTGATGCCTTTCTCGATGCATTGCAACAACATACCTGGAAAGGAAATATCCGGGAGCTGCGCAATGTCATAGAACGCGCGGTGATCCTTTCCGAAGGAGACACCCTGGATGTAAATGCACTGCCCCTGGACTTTCGCCTGGAAGATGAAGGAGAAACAGCCACGCTTAGCCTGGCGGCCATTGAAAAGCGCCACATTGCAAGGGTGCTGCATTATACCAATGGCAATAAAACAAAGGCCGCGGAGATACTGCAGATAGGCCTTACAACGCTGTACAATAAGTTGAAAGAATACGGGTTATAA
- a CDS encoding isopenicillin N synthase family dioxygenase, giving the protein MANQHSIPSVDLADFTSGDPQRKAAFVAQLGEAYETVGFVAVKNHGIPDQLIADLYKYVQEFFALPFDTKHQYEIPELAGQRGYTSFGKEHAKGFDAPDLKEFFQFGQTVEDNDPVGKEYPDNVSVAEVPQFTPTFFQAFRGFEKSGRALLQAIAIHLGLDEFYFDDKIHNGNSILRAIHYPPITQEPKSAIRAEQHEDINLITLLVGASADGLQILDKHNNWVPVTSLPEQIVVNVGDMLQRLTNNRMKSTTHRVVNPPREKWNTSRYSIPFFLHPKSTVRLDCLPSCVDAQHPLAYEPVTAGEYLDERLREIGLKK; this is encoded by the coding sequence ATGGCAAATCAACATTCCATTCCATCGGTGGACCTGGCGGACTTCACATCGGGCGATCCGCAACGCAAAGCGGCCTTTGTGGCACAGCTGGGTGAAGCTTATGAAACAGTAGGATTTGTGGCAGTAAAGAACCATGGCATTCCGGACCAGCTGATCGCAGACCTGTACAAATACGTGCAGGAATTCTTCGCCCTCCCTTTTGACACAAAGCACCAGTATGAAATACCGGAACTGGCTGGCCAGCGCGGTTATACTTCCTTCGGGAAAGAGCACGCCAAAGGCTTTGACGCACCGGACCTGAAAGAATTTTTCCAGTTTGGCCAAACTGTGGAAGACAATGATCCCGTTGGAAAAGAATACCCGGATAATGTAAGCGTAGCGGAAGTACCGCAGTTCACGCCCACTTTCTTCCAGGCATTCCGTGGCTTTGAAAAGAGCGGCCGTGCCCTGCTGCAGGCCATTGCCATTCACCTGGGCCTGGATGAGTTTTACTTTGATGACAAGATCCATAACGGTAATTCCATCCTGCGCGCTATCCATTACCCGCCCATTACACAGGAGCCCAAATCCGCCATCCGCGCGGAACAGCATGAAGACATCAACCTGATCACGCTGCTGGTAGGCGCCTCTGCAGATGGTTTGCAGATCCTGGACAAGCATAACAACTGGGTGCCCGTGACCTCACTGCCGGAGCAGATCGTAGTGAATGTGGGCGACATGTTGCAACGCCTTACCAACAACCGGATGAAGAGCACTACCCACCGCGTGGTAAATCCCCCGCGTGAGAAATGGAACACCTCCCGTTACTCCATCCCGTTCTTCCTGCATCCCAAGTCCACCGTACGCCTGGACTGCCTGCCCAGCTGCGTGGATGCACAACACCCGCTGGCCTACGAGCCTGTTACCGCCGGTGAATACCTGGATGAAAGACTGCGGGAAATAGGCCTGAAAAAATAA
- a CDS encoding sensor histidine kinase has protein sequence MHPAVHKKIKLGFYIAFTVMVGAAVFSYLIAINLINNATRLNHSIEVTKRLEVINADLKEAEAAVRGFSITHDSSFLHPSMVDRSANIERQYRQLRRFTENHPAQQRQLDTLKILLDNKYMQLMLAARMDTPGGERHEVQQNQAASNRIEKKIRDMERIEDQLLTEKSALFNFFSSLWVPVIFVTSLLAMIIGIYSFVVLNKEYKLQLHIDARLKQYQQELQQHISLLAKSNQELEQFAYVASHDLQEPLRKITTFSDRLQGKYGHLLPQDGLDLLARMNNGVGRMRVLINDLLAFSRAGRLAPENFADVDLNVILQTVRSDLELPIQEKNVNIHCDNLPTITGHATALHQLFLNLLGNAIKFAAPGRPLVVDITCQVIPGKEIQGIAKDFPATEEYCRISVADNGIGFEQEYADRIFLLFQRLHGMSEYAGTGIGLAICKKIVEGHHGVIQASGKPGEGARFDIFLPVKQRLHG, from the coding sequence ATGCACCCTGCCGTTCATAAAAAAATAAAACTGGGATTTTATATCGCTTTCACTGTAATGGTGGGAGCTGCCGTTTTTTCTTACCTGATCGCCATCAATCTTATCAATAATGCCACCCGCCTCAATCACTCCATTGAAGTGACCAAGCGGCTGGAAGTGATCAATGCGGACCTGAAGGAAGCCGAAGCCGCGGTGCGGGGCTTCAGCATTACACACGACAGCAGTTTCCTGCATCCCTCCATGGTGGACCGCAGCGCCAACATTGAGCGCCAGTACCGCCAGTTGCGGCGCTTTACGGAAAACCATCCTGCCCAGCAAAGACAGCTGGATACCCTGAAGATCCTGCTGGACAACAAATACATGCAGCTCATGCTGGCCGCCCGCATGGACACACCCGGCGGGGAGCGGCACGAGGTACAGCAGAACCAGGCAGCCAGTAACCGCATTGAAAAAAAGATCCGCGACATGGAACGCATAGAAGACCAGTTGCTCACGGAAAAATCTGCCCTGTTCAATTTCTTTTCTTCCCTGTGGGTGCCCGTGATCTTTGTGACTTCTTTGCTGGCCATGATCATTGGCATCTATTCCTTCGTAGTGCTCAATAAGGAATACAAGCTGCAACTGCACATTGATGCGCGGCTGAAGCAGTACCAGCAGGAGCTACAGCAACACATTTCCCTGCTGGCCAAAAGCAACCAGGAACTGGAACAATTTGCCTACGTGGCCTCCCACGACCTGCAGGAGCCGCTGCGCAAGATCACCACTTTCAGTGACCGCCTGCAGGGCAAGTACGGCCACCTGCTTCCCCAGGATGGGCTGGACTTACTGGCCCGTATGAACAATGGCGTAGGACGCATGCGGGTATTGATCAATGACCTGCTGGCCTTTTCCCGGGCAGGCCGCCTGGCCCCGGAAAATTTTGCGGATGTAGACCTCAATGTCATCCTCCAAACTGTAAGAAGTGATCTTGAACTCCCCATCCAGGAAAAAAATGTAAATATTCATTGCGATAATCTCCCCACCATCACCGGCCACGCCACAGCGCTGCACCAGCTTTTCCTCAATTTGCTGGGCAACGCCATTAAATTTGCGGCGCCGGGCCGCCCCCTCGTGGTAGATATTACCTGCCAGGTAATACCAGGCAAGGAGATCCAGGGCATTGCGAAAGATTTTCCCGCCACCGAGGAATATTGCCGCATCAGCGTGGCAGATAACGGGATAGGCTTTGAACAGGAATATGCAGACCGTATTTTCCTCCTCTTCCAGCGCCTGCATGGCATGAGTGAATACGCCGGCACCGGCATTGGCCTGGCCATCTGCAAGAAGATCGTGGAAGGCCACCATGGCGTTATACAGGCATCGGGCAAACCGGGGGAAGGCGCGCGCTTCGATATCTTTTTGCCTGTAAAACAACGGCTGCACGGCTAA
- a CDS encoding chromate transporter — protein sequence MFHRHTPFLKAVFFHSITAYGGPQGHLAMMMKTFVQQRKDITAEELMEYNAFCQLLPGASSSQTLTLIGYKRGGVPLALVTLLIWITPACVMMGALSFLLQYFDKRALAIDIFKYVQPMAVGFLAYGSVRAYRISVNSLATFLIMAMSMVVMFYLRSPWTFPCLILLGGLISNFSNKRIPDFDEKPQKIQWTNIWLFVLLFVLAGVMSEYTRSHQWVTGRPFNLFENFYRFGSLVFGGGDVLIAMMLEQYVTRAKTQYLNAEELLTGAGIMRALPGPTFSISAYVGGMVMRNMGPGFQLLGCMLAPVAIFLPSLLLVLFFFPIWQNLKKHVIIYRALEGINAVVVGVMWAATAILLLAIATPLHWYSLAIPACVLMLLCFTRVPGPIIVLACLLMGWLL from the coding sequence GTGTTCCATCGTCATACGCCCTTTTTAAAAGCTGTTTTCTTCCACAGCATCACTGCATATGGAGGCCCGCAAGGGCACCTGGCAATGATGATGAAAACCTTTGTGCAACAGCGGAAGGACATTACCGCGGAAGAGCTGATGGAATACAATGCATTCTGCCAGCTGCTGCCAGGAGCCTCGTCCAGCCAAACGCTTACCCTCATTGGTTATAAGCGGGGCGGCGTACCGCTGGCGCTTGTAACCCTGCTGATCTGGATCACACCGGCCTGCGTAATGATGGGTGCCCTCAGCTTCCTGCTGCAATACTTTGACAAGCGGGCACTGGCCATCGACATTTTTAAATACGTACAGCCTATGGCGGTAGGCTTCCTGGCTTATGGCAGCGTGCGGGCTTACCGGATCAGCGTTAACAGCCTGGCCACTTTCCTGATCATGGCCATGAGCATGGTGGTGATGTTCTATCTCCGCTCCCCGTGGACCTTTCCCTGCCTTATCCTACTGGGTGGGCTCATCTCCAACTTTAGTAACAAACGTATCCCCGACTTTGATGAAAAGCCCCAAAAAATACAGTGGACAAACATCTGGCTGTTTGTGCTGCTTTTTGTGCTGGCCGGTGTAATGTCTGAATACACGCGCTCCCACCAATGGGTAACGGGCCGCCCCTTTAATTTGTTCGAAAACTTTTACCGTTTCGGTAGCCTGGTGTTTGGCGGAGGCGATGTGCTGATAGCCATGATGCTGGAACAATATGTAACCCGCGCTAAAACCCAATACCTTAACGCGGAAGAATTGCTGACCGGGGCAGGCATTATGCGGGCATTGCCGGGGCCTACTTTTTCCATATCAGCATACGTAGGGGGCATGGTCATGCGCAACATGGGGCCGGGTTTCCAGCTGCTGGGCTGCATGCTGGCGCCGGTGGCCATTTTCCTGCCCAGTTTATTGCTGGTGCTCTTCTTCTTCCCCATCTGGCAAAACCTGAAAAAGCATGTGATCATTTACCGCGCACTGGAGGGTATCAACGCGGTGGTGGTGGGGGTTATGTGGGCGGCTACCGCCATTCTGCTGCTGGCCATTGCCACACCGCTCCATTGGTACAGCCTGGCCATCCCCGCGTGTGTGCTCATGCTGCTGTGTTTTACACGTGTGCCGGGGCCTATTATCGTATTGGCTTGTTTGCTGATGGGATGGTTGCTGTAA
- a CDS encoding response regulator, whose product MIIDDEPDICRLLQLSLVRHGYNVKYVNSLTEGLRHLENQRPDILFLDINLPDGSGLEALPNIKRQCPNLPVITISAYDNGPEKQQALETGASYFLAKPFSTKNLDDLINNFKS is encoded by the coding sequence TTGATTATCGACGATGAACCGGACATTTGCAGGCTGCTGCAACTGAGCTTGGTAAGACATGGGTACAACGTGAAGTACGTGAACAGTCTTACCGAAGGCCTCCGGCACCTGGAAAACCAACGGCCCGATATACTCTTCCTGGATATCAACCTGCCCGACGGTTCTGGCCTGGAAGCATTGCCCAATATCAAGCGCCAATGTCCCAACCTCCCGGTGATCACCATTAGTGCATACGATAACGGACCGGAAAAACAACAAGCCCTGGAAACCGGCGCATCGTACTTCCTGGCCAAACCATTCAGCACCAAAAACCTGGATGACCTGATCAATAACTTCAAAAGCTGA
- the ku gene encoding non-homologous end joining protein Ku gives MRAIWSGTIGFGLVNIPIKLYSAVSESRLDLDMLDKRDHSHIRFHRVNEKTGKEVPWEDIVKGYLYNDEYVILEDEDFEQAAPKKSKMIEIESFVEQDEIDDIYYDTPYFVEPEKSGAKAYELLLKTLEKTGKAGLARFVLRSVEHICVLRPREDHLLLQQLRFDEDVRKPEELKLPAGASKIGKKELDMATALVDQYSAPFDITQYKNEYRDELMKIIKAKAAGKKPVVKKMKIVHTASNDLLSQLKASIGGGRSSARSTSRSTGSSRKRAS, from the coding sequence ATGAGAGCGATTTGGTCAGGCACCATCGGCTTCGGGTTGGTGAATATTCCCATCAAATTGTACAGCGCCGTTTCTGAAAGCCGGCTGGACCTTGATATGCTGGATAAGCGCGACCATTCGCATATCCGCTTTCACCGGGTCAATGAAAAAACAGGTAAGGAAGTACCCTGGGAAGACATTGTGAAGGGATATCTCTACAATGATGAGTATGTGATCCTCGAAGACGAAGATTTTGAACAGGCTGCGCCCAAGAAAAGCAAAATGATAGAAATAGAATCTTTCGTGGAGCAGGATGAGATCGATGACATTTATTACGATACGCCTTACTTTGTTGAGCCGGAAAAATCAGGTGCAAAAGCATACGAGTTATTGCTGAAGACCCTGGAGAAAACAGGCAAAGCAGGCCTCGCCCGTTTTGTGCTGCGCAGTGTGGAGCACATTTGCGTATTACGGCCCCGGGAAGACCACCTGCTGCTGCAACAGCTACGTTTTGATGAGGACGTGCGCAAGCCCGAGGAACTGAAACTGCCTGCCGGCGCCAGCAAGATCGGCAAGAAAGAACTGGACATGGCCACTGCGCTGGTAGACCAGTATTCCGCACCGTTCGACATCACGCAGTATAAAAACGAATACCGCGATGAACTGATGAAGATCATCAAAGCAAAAGCAGCCGGTAAAAAACCCGTGGTGAAGAAGATGAAGATCGTGCACACCGCCAGCAACGATTTGTTGAGCCAGTTGAAAGCCAGTATTGGTGGGGGACGCAGCAGCGCTCGTTCCACATCCCGCAGTACCGGTTCTTCCCGCAAACGGGCCTCTTAG
- a CDS encoding DNA topoisomerase IB — MEATMEVLQDPVALAHAAKLRYVHANKPGFTRVKENGEMRYLDQEGKEITDEETLHRIRGLVLPPAWEQVWICPYANGHLQATGIDAAGRKQYRYHSRWAQVRNETKYHRLLRFGEVLPRLRTQLKHNLRHRKLDKEKVIAIALSVMEETMIRVGNSAYEKLYGSHGLTTLHNKHVIIQGSKAFFHFKGKKGVEHKIELKHSTLARLLQKVKEIPGQDLFQYYCEDGEHRCLDSGEVNDYLHQHTGEDFTAKDFRTWAGTLHAMNLLADLAPFQSAAECKRNVVGIIDGVAAKLGNTRAVSKKYYIHPQILSSYENGSLDPYLELLRLQRDKPARGALHNDEKILLLFLKDLAREKPRRRHAA; from the coding sequence ATGGAGGCCACAATGGAAGTGTTACAAGATCCGGTTGCACTGGCACATGCTGCAAAGCTGCGTTACGTGCATGCAAATAAACCCGGCTTCACCCGGGTAAAAGAAAACGGGGAAATGCGTTACCTGGACCAGGAGGGCAAGGAGATCACGGATGAAGAAACATTGCACCGTATACGGGGCCTGGTGCTGCCTCCCGCCTGGGAGCAGGTGTGGATCTGCCCTTATGCCAATGGGCACCTGCAGGCCACCGGGATAGACGCCGCCGGCCGCAAGCAATACCGCTATCACAGCCGCTGGGCGCAGGTGCGCAATGAAACCAAGTACCACCGCCTGCTGCGCTTTGGCGAAGTGCTGCCCCGGCTGCGCACGCAGCTGAAACACAACCTGCGGCACCGCAAACTGGATAAGGAAAAAGTGATTGCCATTGCGCTCAGTGTTATGGAAGAAACCATGATCCGCGTGGGAAATAGCGCTTATGAGAAATTATATGGTTCGCATGGGCTTACTACGCTGCACAACAAGCATGTGATCATACAAGGCAGCAAAGCCTTCTTCCATTTCAAAGGCAAAAAAGGAGTGGAACACAAAATAGAACTGAAGCATTCCACCCTGGCCAGACTGCTGCAAAAAGTGAAAGAAATACCCGGCCAGGACCTGTTCCAATACTACTGTGAAGACGGGGAACACCGCTGCCTGGACAGTGGAGAAGTGAATGATTATCTGCACCAGCACACCGGGGAGGACTTTACCGCAAAGGATTTCCGCACCTGGGCCGGTACCCTGCACGCCATGAACCTGCTGGCAGACCTGGCGCCTTTCCAAAGTGCGGCGGAATGCAAACGTAATGTGGTGGGCATTATAGATGGTGTGGCAGCAAAGCTGGGGAACACCCGCGCGGTGAGTAAAAAATATTACATCCACCCGCAAATACTTAGCAGTTATGAAAACGGATCCCTGGACCCTTACCTGGAGTTACTGCGCCTCCAGCGCGATAAACCGGCCAGGGGCGCGTTGCACAATGATGAAAAAATATTGTTGTTATTCCTGAAAGACCTGGCCCGGGAGAAGCCGCGACGCAGGCATGCGGCATAG